From Cellulomonas fimi ATCC 484, a single genomic window includes:
- a CDS encoding bifunctional folylpolyglutamate synthase/dihydrofolate synthase, with translation MSRRGRDGGSEHLRAEQARAAREAADEVYRAILARAPEHEIDPSFERTRQVMELLGDPQRAYRVVHLTGTNGKTSTARMVERLLREHGLRTGRFTSPHLTRVNERIVVDGEPISDERFVEVWQDVAPYVHLVDQRARDEGKPQLSFFEVFTVMAFAAFADAPVDVAVVEVGMGGLWDSTNVADGEVAVITPVAMDHERYLGDTLAEIASVKAGIVKEGATLVLAQQDEVVEGVVLAAAAEKGARVVREGVDIDVVERQVAVGGQLLTLRGLGGVYADVFLPLHGEFQAHNALLALVAAEAFLTGGAALDGDVVGTAFADVSSPGRLEVVRSSPTVLVDGAHNPAGVEALVAALDEAFAFQRVVGVVGVMADKDPEGILALLEPVLAEVVVTRASNPRALDPQDLAEVAVDVFGEDRVHVVERLDEAIDLAAARAEGEVERGGAVLVTGSILLVAEARILLGRP, from the coding sequence ATGAGCCGCCGCGGACGCGACGGGGGCTCGGAGCACCTGCGCGCCGAGCAGGCGCGGGCCGCGCGGGAGGCCGCCGACGAGGTGTACCGGGCGATCCTCGCCCGGGCCCCCGAGCACGAGATCGACCCGTCGTTCGAGCGCACGCGGCAGGTCATGGAGCTGCTGGGGGACCCGCAGCGGGCGTACCGCGTGGTCCACCTGACCGGCACCAACGGCAAGACGTCGACCGCGCGCATGGTCGAGCGGCTCCTGCGCGAGCACGGCCTGCGCACGGGCCGGTTCACGAGCCCGCACCTCACGCGCGTGAACGAGCGCATCGTCGTCGACGGCGAGCCCATCAGCGACGAGCGGTTCGTCGAGGTGTGGCAGGACGTCGCGCCGTACGTGCACCTCGTCGACCAGCGCGCGCGTGATGAGGGCAAGCCGCAGCTGTCGTTCTTCGAGGTGTTCACGGTCATGGCGTTCGCGGCGTTCGCCGACGCGCCCGTCGACGTCGCGGTCGTCGAGGTCGGCATGGGCGGGCTGTGGGACTCGACGAACGTCGCCGACGGCGAGGTCGCGGTCATCACGCCCGTCGCGATGGACCACGAGCGCTACCTGGGCGACACGCTCGCCGAGATCGCCTCGGTCAAGGCGGGCATCGTCAAGGAGGGCGCGACGCTCGTGCTCGCGCAGCAGGACGAGGTCGTCGAGGGGGTCGTGCTCGCGGCGGCCGCCGAGAAGGGCGCGCGGGTCGTGCGCGAGGGCGTCGACATCGACGTCGTGGAGCGGCAGGTCGCGGTCGGCGGGCAGCTGCTCACGCTGCGCGGCCTCGGCGGCGTGTACGCGGACGTCTTCCTGCCGCTGCACGGCGAGTTCCAGGCGCACAACGCGCTGCTCGCGCTCGTCGCGGCCGAGGCGTTCCTCACCGGGGGAGCGGCGCTCGACGGCGACGTCGTCGGGACCGCGTTCGCCGACGTCTCGTCGCCGGGCCGGCTCGAGGTCGTGCGGTCGAGCCCGACCGTCCTGGTCGACGGTGCGCACAACCCCGCGGGCGTCGAGGCGCTCGTCGCCGCGCTCGACGAGGCGTTCGCGTTCCAGCGCGTCGTGGGGGTCGTGGGCGTCATGGCCGACAAGGACCCCGAGGGCATCCTCGCGCTGCTCGAGCCGGTGCTCGCCGAGGTCGTCGTGACGCGCGCGTCGAACCCGCGCGCGCTCGACCCGCAGGACCTCGCGGAGGTCGCGGTCGACGTCTTCGGCGAGGACCGCGTGCACGTGGTCGAGCGGCTCGACGAGGCGATCGACCTCGCGGCGGCGCGTGCGGAGGGCGAGGTCGAGCGCGGTGGCGCGGTCCTCGTGACGGGCTCGATCCTGCTGGTCGCGGAGGCGCGCATCCTGCTCGGCCGCCCCTGA
- the dhaK gene encoding dihydroxyacetone kinase subunit DhaK translates to MKKLINDPQDVVAESLEGFAAAHADLVAVHADPPFVTRAGGAVPGKVGLVSGGGSGHEPLHAGFVGVGMLDAAVPGAVFTSPTPDQIAPALQAADGGKGVLAIVKNYTGDVLNFETGAELAEADGVTVRSVVVDDDVAVENSLYTAGRRGVAGTVCVEKIAGAAAERGGDLDAVAAVAERVIANVRSMGVALTACTVPHAGRPSFDLPEDEIEIGIGIHGEPGRRRIPLAGADEITEMLLTPVVDDLGLSGGEQVLLFVNGMGGTPASELYVVYRRARALLSERGVEVTRSLVGNYVTSLEMQGASVTVLRLDDELTALWDAPVHTTALRW, encoded by the coding sequence GTGAAGAAGCTCATCAACGATCCCCAGGACGTCGTCGCCGAGTCCCTCGAGGGCTTCGCGGCCGCGCACGCGGACCTCGTCGCGGTGCACGCGGACCCGCCGTTCGTCACGCGCGCCGGCGGGGCGGTCCCGGGGAAGGTCGGTCTGGTGAGCGGCGGCGGCTCGGGGCACGAGCCGCTGCACGCGGGCTTCGTCGGCGTCGGCATGCTCGACGCGGCCGTGCCGGGGGCGGTGTTCACCTCGCCGACGCCGGACCAGATCGCGCCCGCGCTGCAGGCCGCCGACGGCGGCAAGGGCGTCCTCGCGATCGTCAAGAACTACACGGGCGACGTCCTCAACTTCGAGACGGGCGCCGAGCTCGCCGAGGCCGACGGCGTCACCGTGCGCTCCGTGGTCGTGGACGACGACGTCGCGGTCGAGAACTCGCTCTACACCGCGGGTCGCCGGGGCGTCGCCGGGACGGTGTGCGTCGAGAAGATCGCCGGAGCCGCCGCCGAGCGCGGCGGCGACCTCGACGCGGTCGCCGCGGTCGCCGAGCGCGTGATCGCGAACGTGCGCTCGATGGGCGTCGCGCTCACCGCCTGCACGGTCCCGCACGCCGGCAGGCCGAGCTTCGACCTGCCCGAGGACGAGATCGAGATCGGCATCGGGATCCACGGCGAGCCCGGGCGGCGGCGGATCCCGCTCGCGGGCGCCGACGAGATCACCGAGATGCTCCTGACGCCCGTCGTCGACGACCTCGGCCTGTCGGGCGGGGAGCAGGTGCTGCTGTTCGTCAACGGCATGGGGGGCACGCCCGCGTCCGAGCTGTACGTCGTCTATCGTCGGGCACGCGCGTTGCTCTCCGAGCGCGGGGTCGAGGTCACTCGCTCGCTCGTCGGCAACTACGTGACATCACTGGAGATGCAGGGCGCGTCCGTCACCGTGCTGCGGCTGGACGACGAGCTGACCGCCCTGTGGGACGCACCGGTGCACACGACGGCGCTGCGTTGGTGA
- the dhaL gene encoding dihydroxyacetone kinase subunit DhaL, protein MTLDVAWAVDWVRACARTVAEHRDELVELDRQIGDGDHGENLNRGFRAVVAKLDALDAPPAQIGDVLKLVATTLMSTVGGAAGPLYGTAFLRASRATAVSELDSGGVVALLEAALEGIVVRGKATTGEKTMVDAWTPATEAAVAAADGGAGPADVLAAAARAATDGAQATIPLVATKGRASYLGERSAGHLDPGARSTELLLAAAAQAAA, encoded by the coding sequence ATGACGCTGGACGTGGCGTGGGCGGTCGACTGGGTGCGCGCGTGCGCCCGGACCGTCGCGGAGCACCGCGACGAGCTGGTCGAGCTGGACCGGCAGATCGGGGACGGCGACCACGGCGAGAACCTCAACCGCGGGTTCAGGGCGGTGGTCGCGAAGCTCGACGCGCTCGACGCCCCGCCCGCGCAGATCGGCGACGTGCTCAAGCTCGTCGCCACCACGCTCATGTCCACCGTGGGCGGCGCGGCCGGCCCGCTGTACGGCACCGCGTTCCTGCGGGCGTCGCGCGCGACCGCGGTGAGCGAGCTCGACAGCGGCGGCGTCGTCGCCCTGCTCGAGGCCGCGCTGGAAGGGATCGTCGTGCGGGGCAAGGCGACGACGGGCGAGAAGACGATGGTCGACGCGTGGACGCCGGCGACGGAGGCGGCCGTCGCCGCGGCCGACGGGGGCGCGGGCCCGGCCGACGTGCTGGCCGCCGCCGCGCGCGCCGCGACCGACGGCGCGCAGGCCACGATCCCGCTCGTCGCGACCAAGGGCCGCGCGTCCTACCTGGGCGAGCGCTCGGCGGGACACCTCGACCCGGGCGCCCGCTCGACCG